Part of the Garciella nitratireducens DSM 15102 genome is shown below.
TACTGGAAGGATCTATAAAGTTATCCAGTTGAGCTTTCCCTTCCTCATTATCTCCTGTAATTCTCATAATATATTTATTGTTTTCTTTCACTAAATCAGAGTTTTCATTAATAAGAGCTTGTCGCATTCTTTCTGCATGGTCTATATCTACACAGAATACAATGGTTTTATCAAATCGATTTGTTTTCTTTAAAAATTCTGTGATTTTTTTTGCTACTATTTTTGTTCTTTTTTCAAGTATTAAATTTCTATCAAAATCTGATATATTGTATATTCTATCTTCTATTAAATTCCCATATTTATCTAATTTACCCTTAACAGGTCTGTAACCTTCTAAATCTTTATCTAAAGATACTCTAACTACTTTATATGGAGCTAAAAATCCATCTTCTATGCCTTGTTTTAGAGAATAAGTATATACTGGCTCTCCAAAATAATTGGATGTAGAAATATCCTTTGTTTCTTTTGGAGTTGCTGTAAGACCTATTTGGGTTGCACTACTGAAATACTCTAATACTTCTCTCCAAGCTGAATTGTCCTTAGCAGAACCTCTATGACACTCGTCTACTATTACTAAGTCAAAAAAATCTGGACTAAATTCTTTATATATATTTTGCCAGTCTTCACTTCCAGTCATACTTTGATATAGTGCTAAATATATTTCGTGGGCTTTATCTATATTTTGCCTATTTACTTTTATCATCTTATCTCCAAAATGTTTAAAATCATTTGCCATAGTTTGATCTACTAATATGTTCCTATCTGCAAGGAATAGTATCCTCTTTTTAGTCTTTGACTTCCACAATCTATATATGATTTGAAATGCTGTATAGGTTTTTCCCGTTCCTGTAGCCATGACTAGTAGTATTCTATCCTGACCTTTTGCTATAGCTTCTATTGCTCTATTTATAGCTACTCTTTGATAATATCTTGGAGTTTTTCCACTCATGTCGAAGAAATAGTCTTCAGCAACAATTATTTCTTCATGCTTTTGTATTCCTTTTCCTTTTTTATATCTTTCCCAAAGTTCAGATGGACTTGGAAATTCATCTAATCTTAGTTCTCTTTCCTTTCCAGTGAAATTATCATGCTCTATAAATCCATCTCCATTGGAGCTATAGATAAATGGAATATCTAAAATATCCCCATATTCAAGCCCTTGTTGCATTCCAGCTCCCATAGATTTCTTGTTATCTTTGGCTTCTATTATAGCAAGGGGAATATTGGGTTTATAACTTAAAATATAATCTGCTCTTTTTCTTTTGTCTCTGGCTACAAGGTTTTTTCTAACTATAATTCGACCATCTGTAAAACTATACTCAGCTCTTACCTGAGTTTTTATATCCCATCCTGCTTTCTGTATAGCAGGGGTTATGTATTTCATCTTAATATCTTCTTCTGATAAAGCTTTTTTATTTATAGCCACTACCCTCATCCCCTTTCTTTTTTTATATATTTATAAAGTTTTAGAATATACTAGATAATCTTGCCTATATTATACCATAATTTCTATTGGAATTAGATAAAGAACCTTATGATAGTGTCAATATGTTTCATCAAATAAATAGGCGTATTCTTTTGTCTTTTTATTTTTATAATAGGTTCTCTTATAGTTTACTACTCCAAATATTGTTGATAGGGGAAAGGAAAGAAATTGTAGTAGTTTCAAGGGATTGAAGGGCAAGATGGAAGAAAAAGGGATATAAAAAAACAGGAGGTTTCTCGGATTTTAATCTAAGATTTCTCCTGCTTTTGAAGAACTTTATTTAAATGAATTTACGTAATGTTTATTGGGTATCGATAAATAATAAAAGCTTATTATAACTCTGTTCGACCTTCTAAAGCTTTACTGATGGTGACTTCATCGGTGTATTCTAGATCTCCTCCAATAGGAATTCCATGCGCAAGTCTGGTAACTTTAATTCCTAAAGGCTTTATTAACTTTGCTATATACATAGCTGTAGCTTCTCCTTCAATAGATGGATTGGTGGCTAAGATAATTTCTTTGACTTGCTCTTTTTGTAATCTTTCTAGAAGTTCTTTGATACAAATATCGTTCGGTCCAATCCCTTCCATTGGAGAGATCGCTCCATGTAATACATGATATTTCCCTTTAAATTCTCTAGTTTTCTCTATGGCAACAATATCCCTCGACTCTTGTACTACACAGATTACTTCTTCATCCCTTTTGGGATCTCTACAAATATTACAAGGATCCACATCGGTAATATTTTGACAAATGGAACATTGTTTGATTTTTTCTTTGGCTTCTATAATGGAATTTGCCAATTGGTACGCGTCTTCTTTAGAGATATTAAGCACATGAAATGCTAGTCTTTGAGCTGTTTTATTTCCTACTCCTGGTAATTTACTAAATTCTTCCATTAATTTTTCTATGGGTGCTGCATAAAATGACATTTTTTCACCTTCTATATGAAACCTATAGTCCTGGGATATTAAGTCCTCCAGTAAGTTTTCCCATTTCACTATTTACCATCTCATCTGCTTTTCTAAGAGCTTCATTTACAGCTGCCATAACTAAATCTT
Proteins encoded:
- the hsdR gene encoding EcoAI/FtnUII family type I restriction enzme subunit R, with protein sequence MNKKALSEEDIKMKYITPAIQKAGWDIKTQVRAEYSFTDGRIIVRKNLVARDKRKRADYILSYKPNIPLAIIEAKDNKKSMGAGMQQGLEYGDILDIPFIYSSNGDGFIEHDNFTGKERELRLDEFPSPSELWERYKKGKGIQKHEEIIVAEDYFFDMSGKTPRYYQRVAINRAIEAIAKGQDRILLVMATGTGKTYTAFQIIYRLWKSKTKKRILFLADRNILVDQTMANDFKHFGDKMIKVNRQNIDKAHEIYLALYQSMTGSEDWQNIYKEFSPDFFDLVIVDECHRGSAKDNSAWREVLEYFSSATQIGLTATPKETKDISTSNYFGEPVYTYSLKQGIEDGFLAPYKVVRVSLDKDLEGYRPVKGKLDKYGNLIEDRIYNISDFDRNLILEKRTKIVAKKITEFLKKTNRFDKTIVFCVDIDHAERMRQALINENSDLVKENNKYIMRITGDNEEGKAQLDNFIDPSSKYPTIVTTSKLMTTGVDAQTCKLIVLDSNINSMTEFKQIIGRGTRIKEEYGKQFFTIMDFRGVTRLFADPEFDGEPVAIYEPESGETVVPPDIDGEDEDLRNGFSGTSGDLDFEYGEEDKRYKYVIDDVDVMVVNERVEYYDKGGKLVTESLKDYTRKNIRNEYADLNEFINRWNKEDKKTAILEELKERGVFLDAIKKEVGKDLDEFDLILHLAFDQKPLTRKERANNVKKRNYFSKYSDVAREVLEALLDKYMNEGISQLESMEILKLDPFTQIGTPTKIIKAFGGKDKYIQTIKELEKEIYA
- a CDS encoding UPF0236 family transposase-like protein, which codes for MPFNPLKLLQFLSFPLSTIFGVVNYKRTYYKNKKTKEYAYLFDETY
- the recR gene encoding recombination mediator RecR, which produces MSFYAAPIEKLMEEFSKLPGVGNKTAQRLAFHVLNISKEDAYQLANSIIEAKEKIKQCSICQNITDVDPCNICRDPKRDEEVICVVQESRDIVAIEKTREFKGKYHVLHGAISPMEGIGPNDICIKELLERLQKEQVKEIILATNPSIEGEATAMYIAKLIKPLGIKVTRLAHGIPIGGDLEYTDEVTISKALEGRTEL